TTGCAGCTTTCAGTTCGGTGATATTGTTGCCCAAAAGGGATACGGAAACCGGATCGCCCCCAAAATTCCCTCCTGAACCATAAATGAGACTTTCCACGCCAATCACAGGTCCCACCAATTCCCGTAATCTTCGAGTTACCAAATCCGCAACAATCGCATCGGGACGTTCCTCTCCGGGCAAAAGATTGATTTCCAAAGTTGCCGCCGCCGATCCCGGCCCCACGTTCTTTATCATATTTTCAAACAGGACTTTCCCTGTTCCCTGGAGGTATTGTTCCGTTAGTTCCTGATTCACAATTTTTGCTTTTTCCTGAATCAAGCTGATAATGGAATCCGTAACCTTTTCATTGGTCCCATTGGGCATTTGCAACTCCACGGCTACCCTGTCACTGGCGATCCTGGGGAAAAAAGCGGTTCGTATGATGCCTCCTCCAATGGACCCAAACGTCAAAAATAACGCCAGTACAAAAAAGGAGAACGTGAGTAAACGATACCGAAGTGCAAATTGTAAGGTGGGACTATACATTTTGTCCCGCATCCATGCCATTGCCCCATCCCCCCATTTATTGATAAGCCTTAGTTTGGAAAAGACTTTGGCTATCCCTGTTTTGGGTGCTTTATTCTGTTTGGTAAGGGCTTTGGAATGCGCCAAGTGGGCCGGAAGAATGATCAGTGCTTCAACCAAGGACACCACCAAGGTCAAGATGACGATAACCGAAACCTCGCCAAAGAAGTCCCCTATCCTTCCATCCAAAAACAGGAAAATGGAAAAGGCCAATACCGTAGTAATGATTGCGGAAACGATGGGCGGAATTACTTCCAAGGTCCCATCGATGGCCGCGCGGACCGGTTTTTTCCCTTTTTCATAATGCTGATAGATATTCTCTGCTATAACGATACCATCGTCCACCAAAATACCAATGACGATGATCATTCCAAAAAGGGAAAGCACGTTAATGGTCACATTGACCATAGGGGCAAAAATGAACATTCCCAAAAAGGCTATGGGCAAACCAAAGGCCACCCAGAAGGCCAATCGGGTATTTAGGAAAAGGGAGAGGAAAATGAGTACCAACAGCATTCCCATAATCGCATTCTCCGTGAGCAGTTGGGTACGTTGGGTCAATGTGGTGGAGAGATCCCGTACCACATTCAACTGTACGTTGTTGTACTTCTGGTTAAAGTCCGATATGTACTCTTTAACGTTTTCCGCGGAACCAATTAAATCTTCGGTGTTGGTACTGGTTATTGTAACATTGACCGACAGATTCCCATCGTAATAGGAAGCATTTGGCGTTTCGGAAAAACGATCTCGTATCTCGGCAACATCCTTTAATCGGATCGCCTTACCCGAGGCATCTGCCCTCACAACGATATTTGAAAGTTCATCCCCATAGTAAGAACGGTTGTTGGCCCGTATCAGGTATTCTTCCGTATCGGTTTTAATATTCCCTCCGGTAACCAGGATATTGGCATTGGAAACGGCAAGGGCCACTTCTTGAAAGGAAACGTCATAAGCCAATAAATTGTCCTCATTGACCGCAATTTCAATTTCCTCTTCGGGATATCCGGCAATGGTAATCTGGGATATCCCTGGAATTGCCCTAAGGTCATTTTCTATCTGCCTTCCAATTTGCTTTAAGGTAGCCAGGGAGATGTTTTGTCCACTTACGGCGAAACTGATCGTTGGTCGTACCGCTTCCACTTTGGAGACAATAAGGGGTTCCATTCCGGTGGGGAATGTGGGCACGCGGTCTACGGCATTCTTAACTTCCAATAACATGAAGTCAATGTCATAGCCTTTTTCAATTTCAACATTGATGGAGCCCGAATTCTCACGTGAAGTGGATGTTACGCGATCAACACCTTGCAAGCCCTTAAGGTTGTCTTCAATTTTTAGTACAATTCCTTCCTCAATCTCTTGTGGGGAAGCTCCAGGATACGTAATGTTGATCACTACATTTTTGGATTCCGTGAGAGGGAAAAAGGAGGATTTTAAAGAGAGCGCCCCTACAATCCCAAAAACAAAAAAGGCAACAATGATAACGTTTACCGCAACATGGTATTTAATAAAGTATTCAATGACCTTTTTCATTCCACCGCTGTTTTTGGACCACCCTCATCGAATACCTTGACCAGCATACCCGCGTAAGCACCCACAACAGGCTTGGATACAATGGTCTCGCCTTCCGGCACGTTTTTGAGTACTACTTTTTTATCGGAAAAATAAACAGGCTTCACATCTATTAAATCCAAAATGGAGTCGCGAACCACAAAAATTTGGTCATTGTCCGTTAGTAGGGAACGATCGATCTGAATGGCATCCGTTTCATCCTTTGCACTAAGATTGGCTTCCAAATACTGCCCCTCCCTTAAATTATCGCCCCGCACTTCAATGAATGCGGTAATGGTTTGTGTTGCCTGGTCTACCTTACCATTTAACCGAATCACTTCCCCAGTGTAGGTTTGGGTTTTATTTAAATTGGTAAGTGTCACTTTTTTTCCCACGGCAAGGTAATCCGCATAGGTCTTGCTTACGGCCACCTCCAGTTCATAGGTCCCTTTTTTGATGAATTCACCCAATCGTTGACCGGGCCTCACCAAAGTTCCTTCCGTTACCAATGCCTCGGTCAATATCCCGGAAAATGGGGCTCCGATCGAGTATTTGGAAAGACGTTGTTCCAAATTCTTTACATTGTAGTAGTCCCCGTAAATTCCACGTCCGGTAATAAAGTATTTTTCTTTCTCCGAAGTGACCTTTGGCAATTCAGGTGTCGCTTTGTCCAAATCGAATTCCGCCAGATAGTTCTGCCACTTTGGGAAATGCTCCGGATAGTCCAGCTGTAAATCGGGCATGATGGAAGTGAGTAAGTTATAGAAGTCGCTTTTGGCAGATTGCACACTAGCATAATATTCCGAAGCATCAATTCTGATCAATGTTTGTCCTGCCGTATATTCCTGACCGGTCTTGAAGGGTTTACTCCCTTTTTTGAAAACCCCCTGGACCTCAGCAAAAAGTTCTACCCTATCCTTGGCCACTAAATTTCCATTGGCGGGAACTATAATGGGCACCGTACCATTGGTAATCGTATCAACAAACACTATTTTTACCACCTTTTGCGGTCTAGGTCTCCGGTCCTTTTTGCTATCGATAATAGCTTTTGCTCCAAAAATGGCACCAACAATAATAAGGAGTCCCAGTACAACGGAGATAATTGTTCTTTGCATAGTTGTAGCATTGGTAAGACACAAAACTATTGTGTCCTTGGGCCGGGACAGGTTAAAAAATTCATAAATGTTTAAACAGAATAAAGAAAGTGTGAAACAAAAAAAGGGGGATACACCTCTGCATCCCCCGAACCAAACAAACTAAAGTATAACTAACTACTCATTATTGTCATCATCTTCAAACTTGGTATCCGCCATGCGGGTACGTGTTTTTCGAAGATTAATTTCGTTATAAGGATTCAAGGTGGCATCATCGGTGTCAAAAACCAGAAAACGTTTTGTATCCATGTTCTTTAATCCAGTAAAGGATTCGAACCTATTGTTCTGTATTTGCAAAATCCTTAGGCTTGCCAATTGGGAAAACTCCACTGGAATTTCCCCTCCCAGTTGATTATTGGCCAATACCAGTTCCTTAAGCTGCCCCAGATTTCCCAACTCCCCGGGTATTGTCCCTTCCAGGCCATTTTCAAATAATCCCAGCTTTTCCAATTTGGTAAGGTTGCCTATTGCTGTGGGAATAATGCCTTTTAAATTATTACTGGACAGGTTCAGTATTTTAAGGTTCTTCAATTCTCCAAAACCCTCCGGTATTGGTCCCGAAAGAAAATTATTGAACATGGAGAACTCTTCCAATTGCCCCAAGTTCCCAATAGCCTCGGGCAAAGCGCCCTTTATCCTATTCATTTCCAGTTTAAGGGTCCTGAGGTTTTCCAATTTTACAATATCCTTGGGCAATACCCCAGTTAGGTTGTTGAACGCCAAATTAAGGTGTTCCAAATATTTAAGGTTGCCCAAACTCTCCGGTAAGACCCCGTTAAGATTGTTATTAAAAAGATTAATGGAAATGATATGGTTGTTCTTAACGGTTATCCCTTTCCATGAAGAAACAGGCCCGTTCAAATCCCAGGTCTGGGTCCATGAATCGCCATTGGTCTGTTCGTAAATATCCAGTAAGGCCCTTCTTTCCGCTTTTGTAATTGTGGTCGTTGAGGCTAGTCCTACATGAACCGAAATCAAGAAAACCATTAAAATGGGCAAAAACGATTTCATACTCGGATAATATTAGTAAGATTTACCCTACAAATTAAGCATTCGTGCTGAGAATGGGCAAATTACAGCACCGTAAATTGCTGATTTTGTTGTGAATTTGATGCTAGGTGTGGTGTAGGTCTAAAAAATGGATGTCGTCATTTTATGTTTCCAACTCGTTTGACATCCTTTCCCACTCCTCCATAAGCCTGTTCAATTCCCCTTTCCTCTCATGGTATCTGTCAAAAAAACCAGGGTCTGCAACGGTTTGATCATATTCCATCAACAGTTTATGGTCCATATCGCCTATTTCCCGTTCCAGGGCGGTAATCTTTTTTTCCAGGGAACCCAATTTGTTTTTTAGCGATTTCAGTCGCTTTTGTTCCTGGTAATCGTTGGCAGTTTTGCCTTCGCTTTTCGCGCTTTCCTTTGGCGAATGTTGGGTTTTCTTTTCAATCGCCCTAAAATCCAACGCACTTCGCTGCTCAAGGTAATCATCAATATCGCCAAGAAACTCTTTTACGTTTCCCTCCCTAAATTCATATACTTTTTCCGTTAGACCTTGAAGAAAGTCACGGTCATGGGACACCAAAATCAATGTCCCTTCAAAATTGTTCAATGCCTGTTTCAGCACATTTTTGGATTTTATATCCAAATGATTGGTGGGTTCGTCCATGACCAATACATTAAAGGGCTGCAACAGTAGTTTGGCCAAGGCCAAACGGTTCCTTTCCCCTCCGGAGAGTACTTTTACCTGTTTGTCCACATCATCGCCCCTAAACAGGAAAGACCCTAAAATATCCCGAACTTTTGTCCTATTTGTTTCATTGGCGGCATTCAACATAATGTCATGTACGGTTTTTTTCTCCTCCAGATAGTCCGCTTGGTTCTGGGCAAAATAACCCAATTGGACATTATGGCCCAATTTAAGGGCTCCACTGTAATCCAGCTCCCCAACAATGATTTTGGCCAAAGTAGTTTTGCCTTGACCGTTCTGGCCAACAAATGCAATTTTGCTCCCACGTTCCACCATTACGTTGACGTCCTCAAAGACCAATTTTTCACCATAGCTCTTACCTATACCTTGCCCTTCAACCACAACTTTCCCCGGTTGTACAGATACTGGAAAACGCACGTTCATGACCGTATTG
The sequence above is a segment of the Muricauda sp. SCSIO 64092 genome. Coding sequences within it:
- a CDS encoding efflux RND transporter permease subunit; protein product: MKKVIEYFIKYHVAVNVIIVAFFVFGIVGALSLKSSFFPLTESKNVVINITYPGASPQEIEEGIVLKIEDNLKGLQGVDRVTSTSRENSGSINVEIEKGYDIDFMLLEVKNAVDRVPTFPTGMEPLIVSKVEAVRPTISFAVSGQNISLATLKQIGRQIENDLRAIPGISQITIAGYPEEEIEIAVNEDNLLAYDVSFQEVALAVSNANILVTGGNIKTDTEEYLIRANNRSYYGDELSNIVVRADASGKAIRLKDVAEIRDRFSETPNASYYDGNLSVNVTITSTNTEDLIGSAENVKEYISDFNQKYNNVQLNVVRDLSTTLTQRTQLLTENAIMGMLLVLIFLSLFLNTRLAFWVAFGLPIAFLGMFIFAPMVNVTINVLSLFGMIIVIGILVDDGIVIAENIYQHYEKGKKPVRAAIDGTLEVIPPIVSAIITTVLAFSIFLFLDGRIGDFFGEVSVIVILTLVVSLVEALIILPAHLAHSKALTKQNKAPKTGIAKVFSKLRLINKWGDGAMAWMRDKMYSPTLQFALRYRLLTFSFFVLALFLTFGSIGGGIIRTAFFPRIASDRVAVELQMPNGTNEKVTDSIISLIQEKAKIVNQELTEQYLQGTGKVLFENMIKNVGPGSAAATLEINLLPGEERPDAIVADLVTRRLRELVGPVIGVESLIYGSGGNFGGDPVSVSLLGNNITELKAAKSELKTAMEENALLKDVADNDPAGIKEIQLELKESAYLLGLDLRTVMNQVRSGFFGAQAQRFQRGQDEIRVWVRYDRDNRASINQLDEMRIVAPSGSRVPLKEIANYEIARGDVAINHLDGQREIRVSSDLKDPKNTSAPDVLTWIRTEIMPDIQSKYPTVTASYEGQNRERNKLTDSLNYVGPVVLFLIYITIAFTFRSFSQPLLLLLLIPFSLTAVAWGHWIHDFPVNILSMLGIIALIGIMVNDGLVLIGKFNGNLRNGMQFETALYEAGKSRFRAIFLTSVTTIAGLAPLLLEKSRQAQFLKPMAISIAYGIAFATVLTLVMLPIFLSFSNEVKVGFKWLRTGDKISKEEVERAIKEKQEEADMVEGKTKHLNGTNQNVVIDDSQEQELEEVL
- a CDS encoding efflux RND transporter periplasmic adaptor subunit — translated: MQRTIISVVLGLLIIVGAIFGAKAIIDSKKDRRPRPQKVVKIVFVDTITNGTVPIIVPANGNLVAKDRVELFAEVQGVFKKGSKPFKTGQEYTAGQTLIRIDASEYYASVQSAKSDFYNLLTSIMPDLQLDYPEHFPKWQNYLAEFDLDKATPELPKVTSEKEKYFITGRGIYGDYYNVKNLEQRLSKYSIGAPFSGILTEALVTEGTLVRPGQRLGEFIKKGTYELEVAVSKTYADYLAVGKKVTLTNLNKTQTYTGEVIRLNGKVDQATQTITAFIEVRGDNLREGQYLEANLSAKDETDAIQIDRSLLTDNDQIFVVRDSILDLIDVKPVYFSDKKVVLKNVPEGETIVSKPVVGAYAGMLVKVFDEGGPKTAVE
- a CDS encoding leucine-rich repeat domain-containing protein, with the protein product MKSFLPILMVFLISVHVGLASTTTITKAERRALLDIYEQTNGDSWTQTWDLNGPVSSWKGITVKNNHIISINLFNNNLNGVLPESLGNLKYLEHLNLAFNNLTGVLPKDIVKLENLRTLKLEMNRIKGALPEAIGNLGQLEEFSMFNNFLSGPIPEGFGELKNLKILNLSSNNLKGIIPTAIGNLTKLEKLGLFENGLEGTIPGELGNLGQLKELVLANNQLGGEIPVEFSQLASLRILQIQNNRFESFTGLKNMDTKRFLVFDTDDATLNPYNEINLRKTRTRMADTKFEDDDNNE
- a CDS encoding ABC-F family ATP-binding cassette domain-containing protein; the protein is MLNIHNLSVSFGGEFLFEEISFKLNPGDKVGLIGKNGAGKSTLLRLLAKEMKGDSGVIASDKEVKIGFLKQDIDFERGRTVLEEAHQAFKALKKLEFQLGEINEQLAVRDDYESEGYHQLMVDLNEVTHRYEILGGYNYQGETEKVLLGLGFKRADFENQTDTFSGGWRMRIELAKLLLQNNDVLLLDEPTNHLDIESIIWLEQFLKTYPGAVVIVSHDKMFLDNVTNRTIEISLGRIYDYNKPYSAYLVLRKEMREQQLNAQKNQEREIQQAERLIEKFRAKSSKASMAQSLIKKLDKIERIEVDEEDNTVMNVRFPVSVQPGKVVVEGQGIGKSYGEKLVFEDVNVMVERGSKIAFVGQNGQGKTTLAKIIVGELDYSGALKLGHNVQLGYFAQNQADYLEEKKTVHDIMLNAANETNRTKVRDILGSFLFRGDDVDKQVKVLSGGERNRLALAKLLLQPFNVLVMDEPTNHLDIKSKNVLKQALNNFEGTLILVSHDRDFLQGLTEKVYEFREGNVKEFLGDIDDYLEQRSALDFRAIEKKTQHSPKESAKSEGKTANDYQEQKRLKSLKNKLGSLEKKITALEREIGDMDHKLLMEYDQTVADPGFFDRYHERKGELNRLMEEWERMSNELET